In Antennarius striatus isolate MH-2024 chromosome 8, ASM4005453v1, whole genome shotgun sequence, a single window of DNA contains:
- the fam161a gene encoding protein FAM161A isoform X1, translating into MADGHRGNVLVTACLKAPVDPRTKAPLASYERRTGHVDNETELEHEDSGSDSGSDPCSEEGRPDLGGIFFSHEEYYSRLEELKEAHQRTMEELEALYQRRLRLVAVETEGGAAAGGGHRAWSNSSPVFSRRLRRSLSAVELRGGCGPSPPPGEGDPALENVLVSPREHIRTMWSNFSLSPRLLRRRPPSASSEKGAEPRVTLPRPFQMTLREADKKRRGIKTRSEVELENAALRRQLDQLTERQRKFRASPAPAHVYEAVQRRDPPPNTVPKPFSFLERERLKKERNPPLPPHQDPAPPFRAKPVPRAVLAAAASVEDRMREEQLYRAIKIQMRAQETLLGAATPPGALAKRLDERRKAKEGAAGGATFSHRPQINREVPDYGARFRRFQEHLERQREVRPPTACQPFQLRTAHIPSHRDRILADIQRDQSSPPRAPRWPHVPPGPTRTPASSLCSSPSGSVELLPAKDTDATRRRHQAVREVLEQRRRAEEEEERRRAGQRRRERRLQREVSRRARAHDPHLALAQTHLPKLEEFRRQELQRRREYQQEVLERQRRVSGRPLLLEQVAQRNAKQAAEKRFSHALGGSHLTSSHLTSSHLTSSHLTSSHLTRELIGSTARSDSDASASSDSKLSGCHDDPDEGSLPVRYRKVFLDDDVEVDPGGGATPPTGQDEDGSGCYSDDGGGVEGGDREEGGDEGGDREEGGDKGGDHQYYSDDSDHESQ; encoded by the exons ATGGCGGACGGTCACCGGGGGAACGTTCTGGTCACCGCGTGCCTCAAGGCGCCGGTGGACCCGCGCACCAAAGCCCCGTTAGCCTCCTACGAGCGGCGGACGGGTCACGTGGACAACGAGACGGAG CTGGAGCACGAGGACTCGGGTTCGGACTCGGGTTCGGACCCGTGTTCGGAGGAGGGGCGCCCGGACCTGGGGGGGATCTTCTTCTCCCATGAGGAGTACTACAGCcggctggaggagctgaaggaggcgCACCAGCGCAccatggaggagctggaggcgcTGTACCAGAGGAGGCTGAGGCTGGTCGCCGTGGAGACGGAGGGCGGGGCCGCAGCGGGGGGAGGGCACCG ggcgTGGTCTAACAGCAGCCCGGTGTTCTCTCGCCGTTTGAGGCGGAGTCTGTCTGCGGTGGAGCTGAGGGGGGGTTGTGGCCCGTCGCCCCCCCCAGGTGAAGGTGACCCCGCCCTGGAGAACGTTCTGGTCTCTCCCAGAGAACACATCAGGACCATGTGGTCCAACTTCAGCCTGAGTCCCCgcctcctccgccgccgcccGCCGTCGGCCTCGTCGGAGAAGGGGGCGGAGCCCCGGGTGACCCTCCCCCGACCCTTCCAGATGACGCTGCGTGAGGCGGACAAGAAGAGGCGGGGCATCAAGACACGCTCGGAGGTGGAGCTGGAGAACGCGGCGCTGCGGCGGCAGCTGGACCAGCTGACGGAACGCCAAAGGAAGTTCCGGGctagccccgcccccgcccacGTGTACGAGGCCGTGCAGCGGCGCGACCCCCCTCCCAACACCGTCCCCAAGCCCTTCAGCTTCCTGGAGAGGGAGCGCCTGAAGAAAGAGCGGAACCCGCCgctgcccccccaccaggaCCCGGCCCCGCCCTTCAGGGCCAAACCCGTCCCCCGGGCGGTGCTCGCCGCCGCGGCCTCGGTGGAGGACCGCATGAGGGAGGAGCAGCTCTACCGCGCCATCAAAATCCAGATGAGGGCCCAGGAGACGCTGCTGGGGGCCGCCACCCCCCCCGGGGCGCTCGCCAAACGACTGGACGAGCGCAGGAAGGCTAAGGAGGGCGCCGCCGGGGGCGCCACCTTCTCCCACCGGCCCCAGATCAACAGGGAGGTGCCCGACTACGGGGCGCGGTTCCGGCGCTTCCAGGAGCACCTGGAGCGGCAGAGGGAGGTGCGCCCCCCCACCGCCTGCCAGCCCTTCCAGCTGAGGACCGCCCACATCCCTTCCCACCGCGACCGCATCCTGGCCGACATCCAGAGGGACCAGAGCAGCCCCCCCCGGGCGCCGCGCTGGCCCCACGTCCCCCCCGGGCCGACCCGGACCCCCGCCTCCAGCctctgctcctccccctccggCAGCGTGGAGCTCCTCCCCGCCAAAGACACCGACGCCACCAGGAGGCGCCACCAAGCCGTGAG GGAGGTtctggagcagaggaggagggcggaggaggaggaggagcgccgCAGGGcggggcagaggaggagggagaggaggctgCAGAGGGAGGTGTCCCGGCGGGCCCGGGCCCACGACCCCCACCTGGCCCTGGCCCAGACCCACCTGCCCAAGCTCGAGGAGTTCAG GAGGCAGGAGCTGCAGCGGCGCAGGGAGTACCAGCAGGAGGTGCTGGAGAGGCAGCGGCGCGTCAGCGGGAGGccgctgctgctggagcaggTGGCACAG aggaACGCCAAACAGGCAGCAGAGAAGCGCTTCAGCCACGCCCTGGGAGGAAGTCACCTGACCTCAAGTCACCTGACCTCAAGTCACCTGACCTCAAGTCACCTGACCTCAAGTCACCTGACCCGGGAGCTCATTGGCAGCACAGCCAGGTCTGACAGCGACGCCTCTGCATCCAGCGACAGCaagctgag CGGTTGCCATGACGACCCGGACGAGGGGTCGCTACCTGTTCGCTACAGGAAGGTCTTCCTGGATGACGACGTGGAGGTGGATCCAGGGGGCGGGGCGACTCCACCCACCGGTCAGGATGAAGACGGCAGTGGTTGCTACTCAGACGATGGAGGCGGAGTCGAGGGCGGAGACAGGGAGGAGGGCGGAGACGAGGGCGGAGACAGGGAGGAGGGCGGAGACAAGGGCGGAGACCATCAGTATTACTCGGACGACAGTGACCACGAGTCGCAGTGA
- the fam161a gene encoding protein FAM161A isoform X2, with amino-acid sequence MEELEALYQRRLRLVAVETEGGAAAGGGHRAWSNSSPVFSRRLRRSLSAVELRGGCGPSPPPGEGDPALENVLVSPREHIRTMWSNFSLSPRLLRRRPPSASSEKGAEPRVTLPRPFQMTLREADKKRRGIKTRSEVELENAALRRQLDQLTERQRKFRASPAPAHVYEAVQRRDPPPNTVPKPFSFLERERLKKERNPPLPPHQDPAPPFRAKPVPRAVLAAAASVEDRMREEQLYRAIKIQMRAQETLLGAATPPGALAKRLDERRKAKEGAAGGATFSHRPQINREVPDYGARFRRFQEHLERQREVRPPTACQPFQLRTAHIPSHRDRILADIQRDQSSPPRAPRWPHVPPGPTRTPASSLCSSPSGSVELLPAKDTDATRRRHQAVREVLEQRRRAEEEEERRRAGQRRRERRLQREVSRRARAHDPHLALAQTHLPKLEEFRRQELQRRREYQQEVLERQRRVSGRPLLLEQVAQRNAKQAAEKRFSHALGGSHLTSSHLTSSHLTSSHLTSSHLTRELIGSTARSDSDASASSDSKLSGCHDDPDEGSLPVRYRKVFLDDDVEVDPGGGATPPTGQDEDGSGCYSDDGGGVEGGDREEGGDEGGDREEGGDKGGDHQYYSDDSDHESQ; translated from the exons atggaggagctggaggcgcTGTACCAGAGGAGGCTGAGGCTGGTCGCCGTGGAGACGGAGGGCGGGGCCGCAGCGGGGGGAGGGCACCG ggcgTGGTCTAACAGCAGCCCGGTGTTCTCTCGCCGTTTGAGGCGGAGTCTGTCTGCGGTGGAGCTGAGGGGGGGTTGTGGCCCGTCGCCCCCCCCAGGTGAAGGTGACCCCGCCCTGGAGAACGTTCTGGTCTCTCCCAGAGAACACATCAGGACCATGTGGTCCAACTTCAGCCTGAGTCCCCgcctcctccgccgccgcccGCCGTCGGCCTCGTCGGAGAAGGGGGCGGAGCCCCGGGTGACCCTCCCCCGACCCTTCCAGATGACGCTGCGTGAGGCGGACAAGAAGAGGCGGGGCATCAAGACACGCTCGGAGGTGGAGCTGGAGAACGCGGCGCTGCGGCGGCAGCTGGACCAGCTGACGGAACGCCAAAGGAAGTTCCGGGctagccccgcccccgcccacGTGTACGAGGCCGTGCAGCGGCGCGACCCCCCTCCCAACACCGTCCCCAAGCCCTTCAGCTTCCTGGAGAGGGAGCGCCTGAAGAAAGAGCGGAACCCGCCgctgcccccccaccaggaCCCGGCCCCGCCCTTCAGGGCCAAACCCGTCCCCCGGGCGGTGCTCGCCGCCGCGGCCTCGGTGGAGGACCGCATGAGGGAGGAGCAGCTCTACCGCGCCATCAAAATCCAGATGAGGGCCCAGGAGACGCTGCTGGGGGCCGCCACCCCCCCCGGGGCGCTCGCCAAACGACTGGACGAGCGCAGGAAGGCTAAGGAGGGCGCCGCCGGGGGCGCCACCTTCTCCCACCGGCCCCAGATCAACAGGGAGGTGCCCGACTACGGGGCGCGGTTCCGGCGCTTCCAGGAGCACCTGGAGCGGCAGAGGGAGGTGCGCCCCCCCACCGCCTGCCAGCCCTTCCAGCTGAGGACCGCCCACATCCCTTCCCACCGCGACCGCATCCTGGCCGACATCCAGAGGGACCAGAGCAGCCCCCCCCGGGCGCCGCGCTGGCCCCACGTCCCCCCCGGGCCGACCCGGACCCCCGCCTCCAGCctctgctcctccccctccggCAGCGTGGAGCTCCTCCCCGCCAAAGACACCGACGCCACCAGGAGGCGCCACCAAGCCGTGAG GGAGGTtctggagcagaggaggagggcggaggaggaggaggagcgccgCAGGGcggggcagaggaggagggagaggaggctgCAGAGGGAGGTGTCCCGGCGGGCCCGGGCCCACGACCCCCACCTGGCCCTGGCCCAGACCCACCTGCCCAAGCTCGAGGAGTTCAG GAGGCAGGAGCTGCAGCGGCGCAGGGAGTACCAGCAGGAGGTGCTGGAGAGGCAGCGGCGCGTCAGCGGGAGGccgctgctgctggagcaggTGGCACAG aggaACGCCAAACAGGCAGCAGAGAAGCGCTTCAGCCACGCCCTGGGAGGAAGTCACCTGACCTCAAGTCACCTGACCTCAAGTCACCTGACCTCAAGTCACCTGACCTCAAGTCACCTGACCCGGGAGCTCATTGGCAGCACAGCCAGGTCTGACAGCGACGCCTCTGCATCCAGCGACAGCaagctgag CGGTTGCCATGACGACCCGGACGAGGGGTCGCTACCTGTTCGCTACAGGAAGGTCTTCCTGGATGACGACGTGGAGGTGGATCCAGGGGGCGGGGCGACTCCACCCACCGGTCAGGATGAAGACGGCAGTGGTTGCTACTCAGACGATGGAGGCGGAGTCGAGGGCGGAGACAGGGAGGAGGGCGGAGACGAGGGCGGAGACAGGGAGGAGGGCGGAGACAAGGGCGGAGACCATCAGTATTACTCGGACGACAGTGACCACGAGTCGCAGTGA
- the xpo1a gene encoding exportin-1: MPAEMTMLADHPARQLLDFSKKLDINLLDNVVNSMYHDIGSQQRVAQEVLTNLKDHPDAWTRVDSILEFSQNMKTKYYALQILETVIKTRWKILPRNQCEGIKKYVVGLIIKTSSDPANMEKEGVYISKLNMILVQILKQEWPKHWPTFISDIVGASRTSESLCQNNMIILKLLSEEVFDFSSGQMTQVKAKHLKDSMCNEFSQIFQLCQFVMENSQNAPLVHATLETLLRFLNWIPLGYIFETKLISTLVYKFLNVPMFRNVTLKCLTEIAGVSVNQYEEQFTSQFTLTMSQLKQMLPLNTNIRQAYANGNNDEQNFIQNLSLFLCTFLKEHGTLIERRPNLRETLMEALHYMLLVSEVEETEIFKICLEYWNHLAAELYKESPFATSSSPLLSDIPPRRHRYLPVLSQVRLLMVSRMAKPEEVLVVENDQGEVVREFMKDTDAINLYKNMRETLVYLTHLDYADTERIMTEKLHNQVNGTEWSWRNLNMLCWAIGSISGAMHEEDEKRFLVTVIKDLLGLCEQKRGKDNKAIIASNIMYIVGQYPRFLRAHWKFLKTVVNKLFEFMHETHDGVQDMACDTFIKIAQKCRRHFVQVQVGEVMPFIDEILNNINTIICDLQPQQVHTFYEAVGYMIGAQTDQAVQELLIEKYMLLPNQVWDSIIQQATKNVDILKDAETVRQLGSILKTNVRACKAVGHPFVVQLGRIYLDMLNVYKCLSENISSAVQTNGEMVTKQPLIRSMRTVKRETLKLISGWVSRSNDPQMVAENFVPPLLEAVLIDYQRNVPAAREPEVLSTMATIVNKLGFHITGEISKIFDAVFECTLNMINKDFEEFPEHRTHFFYLLQAATSQCFPAFLSMAPAQFKLILDSIIWAFKHTMRNVADTGLQILFTLLQNVSGEEAAAQSFYQTYFCDILQHIFSVVTDTSHTAGLTMHATILAYMFNLVEEGKVSVALSAAGATGNQAHVQEYIANLLKTAFPNLQDAQVKVFVTGLFSLNQDIPAFKEHLRDFLVQIKEFAGEDTSDLFLEEREAALRQAQEEKHKLQMSVPGILNPHELPEDMCD; the protein is encoded by the exons ATGCCGGCAGAAATGACCATGTTGGCGGATCACCCGGCCAGACAGCTGCTGGACTTCAGCAAGAAGCTGGACATCAACCTGCTGGACAACGTGGTCAACTCCATGTACCACGACATCGGATCCCAG CAGCGAGTGGCGCAGGAAGTCCTCACCAACCTGAAGGACCACCCGGACGCCTGGACCAGGGTGGACAGCATCCTGGAGTTCTCCCAGAACATGAAGACTAAA TATTACGCTCTGCAGATCCTGGAGACGGTTATCAAGACCCGCTGGAAGATCCTCCCCAGGAACCAGTGTGAAG GCATCAAGAAATACGTCGTTGGCCTGATCATCAAGACGTCGTCTGATCCCGCCAACATGGAG AAGGAGGGCGTTTACATTTCCAAACTCAACATGATCCTGGTTCAG ATCCTGAAGCAGGAGTGGCCCAAACACTGGCCCACCTTCATCAGCGACATCGTGGGGGCGAGCCGTACCAGCGAGAGCCTCTGCCAGAACAACATGATCATCCTCAAGCTGCTCAGCGAGGAGGTGTTCGACTTCTCCAGCGGCCAGATGACCCAGGTGAAGGCAAAGCACCTGAAGGACAG CATGTGCAACGAGTTCTCCCAGATCTTCCAGCTGTGCCAGTTTGTGATG GAAAACTCCCAGAATGCCCCTCTGGTCCACGCCACGCTGGAGACCCTCCTGCGCTTCCTGAACTGGATCCCTCTGGGCTACATCTTTGAGACGAAGCTCATCAGCACCCTGGTGTATAAG TTCCTGAACGTTCCCATGTTCCGCAACGTGACGCTCAAATGTCTGACTGAGATCGCCGGCGTGAGCGTGAACCAGTACGAGGAGCAGTTCACCAGCCAGTTCACACTCACCATGAGCCAGCTGAagcag ATGCTGCCTCTGAACACCAACATCAGGCAGGCCTACGCCAACGGGAACAACGACGAGCAGAACTTCATCCAGAACCTCAGCCTGTTCCTCTGCACCTTCCTGAAGGAGCACGGCACGCTGATCGAGAGGAGGCCCAACCTGAGGGAGACGCTCATGGAG GCGCTCCACTACATGCTGCTGGTGTCGGAGGTGGAGGAGACGGAGATCTTCAAGATCTGCCTGGAATACTGGAACCACCTGGCGGCGGAGCTCTACAAGGAGAGCCCCTTCGCCACCTCCAGCTCCCCCCTGCTGTCCGACATCCCCCCCCGCAGACACCGCTACCTGCCCGTGCTGTCCCag GTGCGCCTGCTGATGGTGAGCCGCATGGCCAAACCGGAGGAGGTGCTGGTGGTGGAGAACGACCAGGGGGAGGTGGTGCGCGAGTTCATGAAGGACACCGACGCCATCAACCTCTACAAGAACATGAGGGAGACGCTGG TGTACCTGACCCACCTGGACTACGCCGACACCGAGCGCATCATGACGGAGAAGCTGCACAACCAGGTGAACGGCACCGAGTGGTCCTGGAGGAACCTCAACATGCTGTGTTGGGCCATCGGCTCCATCAGCGGCGCCATGCACGAGGAGGACGAGAAGCGCTTCCTGGTCACCGTCATCAAG GACCTTCTGGGTTTGTGCGAGCAGAAACGAGGGAAGGACAACAAGGCCATCATCGCCTCAAACATCATGTACATCGTGGGGCAGTACCCCCGCTTCCTGCGAGCCCACTGGAAGTTCCTGAAGACCGTTGTCAACAAGCTGTTTGAGTTCATGCACG AGACCCACGACGGCGTGCAGGACATGGCGTGTGACACCTTCATCAAGATCGCCCAGAAGTGCCGGCGTCATTTCGTTCAGGTCCAGGTGGGCGAGGTGATGCCCTTCATCGACGAGATCctcaacaacatcaacaccatcatctgCGACCTGCAGCCGCAGCAG GTGCACACGTTCTACGAGGCCGTCGGCTACATGATCGGCGCTCAGACGGACCAGGCGGTCCAGGAGCTCCTCATAGAGAAGTACATGCTCCTCCCCAACCAGGTGTGGGACAGCATCATCCAGCAGGCCACCAAg AACGTGGACATCCTGAAGGACGCGGAGACGGTCCGTCAGCTGGGCAGCATCCTGAAGACCAACGTGAGGGCCTGCAAGGCGGTGGGACACCCCTTCGTGGTCCAGCTGGGCCGCATCTACCTGGACATGCTCAACGTCTACAAGTGTCTGAGCGAGAACATCTCCTCAGCCGTCCAGACCAACG GAGAGATGGTGACCAAACAGCCCCTGATCCGGAGCATGAGGACAGTGAAGAGGGAGACGCTGAAGCTGATCTCAGGATGGGTCAGTCGCTCCAACGACCCCCAGATG GTGGCGGAGAACTTCGTGCCCCCCCTGCTGGAGGCGGTGCTCATCGACTACCAGAGGAACGTCCCGGCGGCGCGCGAGCCCGAGGTGCTCAGCACCATGGCAACCATCGTCAACAAGCTGGGCTTCCACATCACCGGGGAGATCTCCAAGATCTTCGACGCCGTCTTTGAATGCACTTTGAACATGATCAACAAG GACTTTGAAGAATTCCCGGAGCACAGAACCCATTTCTTCTACCTCCTCCAAGCCGCCACGTCCCAGTGCTTCCCCGCCTTCCTGTCCATGGCCCCCGCCCAGTTCAAGCTCATCCTGGACTCCATCATCTGGGCCTTCAAGCACACCATGAGGAACGTGGCCGACACAG GTCTCCAGATCCTCTTCACGCTTCTCCAGAACGTGTCGGgggaggaggcggcggcgcaGAGCTTCTACCAGACGTACTTCTGCGACATCCTGCAGCACATCTTCTCCGTGGTGACGGACACGTCTCACACCGCAG GGCTGACGATGCACGCCACCATCCTGGCCTACATGTTCAACCTggtggaggaggggaaggtgagCGTCGCCCTGAGCGCCGCCGGCGCCACCGGCAACCAGGCCCATGTCCAGGAGTACATCGCCAACCTGCTGAAGACCGCCTTCCCCAACCTGCAGGA CGCCCAGGTGAAGGTGTTCGTGACGGGGCTGTTCAGCCTGAACCAGGACATCCCCGCCTTCAAGGAGCACCTGAGGGACTTCCTTGTGCAGATCAAG GAATTTGCGGGCGAGGACACCAGCGACCTGTTCCTGGAGGAGCGGGAGGCAGCGCTGCGTCAGGCGCAGGAGGAGAAGCACAAGCTGCAGATGTCGGTGCCGGGGATCCTCAACCCCCACGAGCTGCCCGAGGACATGTGCGActga